The proteins below come from a single Malus sylvestris chromosome 3, drMalSylv7.2, whole genome shotgun sequence genomic window:
- the LOC126614249 gene encoding uncharacterized protein LOC126614249 — MAARRNTKHTPIPSTEADEYLKNLNYSAKFKATTSDHEVQRVLNFMKVCEASSSGTPKINSTPKDDLDEGDLPQPTAPRQRSPPQYDLDLNDLPQHTVTPQCSSMQYDLEHRVLLQSTASTQGSIPKYDFDLNELPQPTASPQGSPAQVKLSDLRSHQDSHVEECKNIPSGIN, encoded by the exons ATGGCTGCAAGGAGAAACACTAAACACACTCCTATTCCAAGCACCGAAGCTGATGAGTATCTCAAAAATCTAAATTATTCTGCGAAATTTAAAGCAACAACATCAGATCATGAGGTCCAACGCGTTTTGAA cTTCAtgaaagtgtgtgaagcttcaAGCAGTGGTACTCCTAAG ATAAATAGCACTCCAAAAGATGATTTAGATGAAGGGGACTTGCCTCAACCTACTGCGCCCCGTCAAAGGTCACCACCACAATATGATTTAGATCTTAACGACTTGCCACAACACACTGTGACACCGCAATGCTCATCAATGCAATATGATTTAGAACATAGGGTCTTGCTTCAATCTACTGCATCAACTCAAGGTTCAATACCAAAGTATGATTTCGATCTTAACGAATTGCCTCAACCCACTGCATCCCCTCAAGGTTCACCAGCACAAGTTAAACTCTCAGATTTGAGGTCCCATCAAGACTCACATGTTGAAGAATGTAAGAATATCCCAAGTGggataaattga